The Oncorhynchus kisutch isolate 150728-3 linkage group LG8, Okis_V2, whole genome shotgun sequence DNA segment GGGTTCATATCTTTTGTATTTACATAAGCATGTTTGCAGTCACCTATTTTCCACCTGCAAATGGTATCTAGAATGTCCTCTCACAGAGCTACATTTCATTTCCATAAGACTTACACTGACTTAACACATCTGATATCGTACATGATTTTTTAACAATGTGTTTTGTGATTCTTGGCTACTGCAAAAACAGTCAGAGTAGATACCGGAGCAGATTCATCCCAGATCTACCCATCGTCAAGTGTATACAGGGAAGATTGTTCATCATCACCTGAACCAGTTTCCTGTATGCTAGATCTTTTACAATCAGTAATTTGACTGGCCGATGGTCTACAACACATATGAGTGATGGGTTTCGGTCACACATAGGAAAGGGGCTTTTGAGCTATGGGAGAAGTATTTTAAGGACAGACCTGGTCAGTATGCTCAGATAGGAAGAGGCAAAATGAGAGGGCTCACTCTCGCCAAAATCTGTCCAGAATAAGCCCAATCCGTTTCTATGGGCTTAGTATGCAGACTAAGCTTTTCGCCTACCTTCCTGCCTTTgggacgactcccattgttagggcggagacatgaaTATCTCTTCATTATACAGATCTCTGGTATGCTTTAGATTAGTTTAAATTAAAATAACTATTGGAAAAGACAACATGACCTTTTACATACAGTAACCTAGTTCATTTTTTAACGGATGCATTTTGGTCTGTCAAAATGGCCACAGTGGCTCTCTTAAGATCCAATCTATACACTGTGAAAGTGAATGCGCCATTTGTTCACCTCACATCATTTTATCCCTTGGAGATCTATGATCGCTATTGGAGAAAAAAACTGTAATTAATTTAAATGTTCTGTTTTTTAAATCGTCTTCAGTGCATCCGCTACATTCGTTGGTAGAGATTGACCATTCATTTGTGTAGCATATTTAAAACCTTATTTTCGAAATGGAAGTTATTTAGTGCTTAGGCACATGACACAGGTAGGCTGATACTATAACACTTCTCTGTGTTGTCTTCCTCACAGAGATTCGCGAGGCGTTCAAGGTATTTGACCGTGATGGGAATGGCTTCATCTCGAAGCAAGAGCTGGGCATGGCCATGAGGTCTCTGGGGTACATGCCCAATGAGGTGGAGCTGGAGGTCATCATACAGAGACTGGACATGGACGGTGAgatagacacacgcacacagacacggacacatgcaggcatgcacacaggcatgcacacaggcACGCATTCACGACACATACGGGCGCTCACACCCACCaacccaaacacagacacacacacacacacacacagacacacagacacacacacacacacactagcatacCAGGTGTCATCAAGATTCCTGTCATCAACAGGTGATGGTCAGGTGGATTTCGAAGAATTTGTCACTCTCCTCGGACCCAAGCTGACAGCAGCCGGAATGCCAGACAAGTTCCACGGAACCGACTTTGACTCTGTGTTCTGGAAGGTAAGTAATCATAAACCGCTTCCTTCCAGCTTATTACCACTGACAAGCTACAAATGCTTCTGGGTGATTAGGATGTAATGCTATACTGTAACTGTCATCTATCGCACCATTTATCCATCGTATGGAGACTTTGTGACTTGAAAGGAAAACAAATGTAATTCCCAGATTCAGTGGAGGGTTGATAAGGCAGTGACCCCTCGTGAGTAATGAGGCTTTTATTTGATTAGCTTTTGGAAACGTTAGCTTGCGCATACAACTTTCCCCGACAGCACACTTATACATTGTAATTTTCGATTTACCTGATATAGTCGGCTGGCTAGCATTCGATGTCTGCGGAGGTGTTGTCTTCTAGCCAATCATAATGGACTGTATCGCACGATAACTGAAAACACAACTGTGGGACGAACGAGAGCGGTCCATTTAAAATCCATTCATTCTTCCCTCACCCCTTGCCCTGCAGGTGTCAACTCGTCAGACATCATGATacatcatcagaagtgtccacttaatttgagggctgaggggatagaGTGTGACTTTTATGTGTTTGGAATGCAACCTTAGTATTTACTTAGTACTTAGTATTCTTAGTAATGTTCTTCTGCCAGAACTGTGTCCTTCCTTCCTGACTTTCAACAACCATCCCCACCCATTTTATACACTAGTCTGACGATCGAAAGAAGAAAAATCCATTTAGATTAAATCAGGTTTTTACTGTGTGACAGTTTTTCAGATAATTACCCTCACATATTGACAGTAATAGTAAAAAGTATTTAGAGACTGATTCAGAGTCAGGCTTGTGTTAGCAATATCTATGCAGTGTCTTTGGATACAATCTAGATTCTAGAACAAACTCATATCTTATTGTGTGTGCCCCTCCCGGCctaaaacaaaaatacatatCAAATttgcattttcacatgtgaaatagctgttttcacatgCTGAGCTAAAATTTCACTTGACACCATATTTTCATGTGTCTTACATTTTTAATTCACATGTTAAAACCAACTTTTCACAtgtgataacataaacatcttTTCACCTAACATGTGAATTGCAGTTGCACATGTGAAATTTGTGCTTGGCCGTATTAAAATCGGTTATGCAGTTTCACATGTTCAAAAACTCCACGTGAAAAACAATAACGTGTAAATCAAACTTCAGTTTCTCATGCTAGAAAACTGGGTGCCCTTATTTATCTCGTTTAAGATGTTAAAATTAACTGATTTAGTCTGAACtgaatctttttttatttaaacaaATAATTTTAAcccttttcatggtatccaattgttttagtagctactatcttgtctcatcactacaactcccatacgggctcgggagagacgaaggttgaaagtcatgcgtcctccgatacacaacccaaccaagccgcactgcttcttaacagcGCATCCAAGCCCCCCGGACCTCCTGGTCACGACAGagtctgggcgcgaacccagagtctctgatggcacagctggcgctgcagtactgcgcccttaaccactgcgccacccgggaggcctgaactgaatattttgtcatttttgtgcacacattttttaTTGCTTTGAAAAAACACTGAAGACATCCAACATACATAATATATACAGCGAAAAACAACTATGCCACGTCAAAACAAGTTGACATTGAGGTTAAAGAATGTTTTGCTAACCATTACTTTGAACAAAATCAAGATGTAAATATTTTTGTAATGCTTTTTGCATAAATAATCTTAAATTACAGCTCAATTTGAGCAAATTCCAAATTTGGGATTAATAATAATTAATCACAGAAAAGCCTGCAGTAAATTCAAGTACATTTGATACCCATAGTTAAAATGTACATTAAAATATGAAGATACACATGTGAAAATGTAGAGGGCATGCGGCGGACATGGTTGCTCATGGTGACGTGATGAAGTAGTCTCGCCTGCGACTTCTAAATTAGTTTTGGCCCTCTTGGTCTAATGGTCAAGACATTGGCTTCTCCCATGGCCTCTAATCCCGCCTGCTACAAAAGCAAACATATGAAACTCATGATGCGAAATGTTGGGAGACCACACATGTCTGAGTAATATGAACAATCCATGTGAATCTTCACACGTGTCCcaaaaaaaagtatgtttttcCCCACGTGACATTTGTCATGTGATTTGTTGACATGTGAAAGATTAATGTGAAACATCACAGGTGCCTGAAAACCACATCTGACTCTTGAAAATATCACTGTTTTTTTTGAAGGGGAGGTCTATGGCAGTGTACTGTATGCTCAAAATAATTGAATCCCTAAGTCCAGACAGTCATACAGTATGCCACATGTATCAATGggcagtgttgtgttgtattctcTGGCTAAAATCTCCAGGATCACTTAGCTTACCATCCCCAAATACAAAACATTGTATAAACTAAAATCGACCATAGAACAGTATCTCATTTTAGTGACATcagttcctctgtgtgtgtgtgtgtgtgtccagactgACATGCAGAAGCTGACGGTAGAGGAGCTGAAGAGGCTGCTGTATGATACATTCTCCGACCACCTCACCATGAAGGATATCGAGAACATCATCATGACCGAGGAGAGTCACATAGCGAACCCAGGGGCCTGCCAGGTGGATATAGACAGTAAGGAACCTTATAGTACACGCTTTATAGTATACATGTTATAGTACACACTTTGTAGTACACACTGTATAGTACACACTGTATAGTACACACTTTGTGGTTAATATGGACAGTAGGAGACCTATTGTACACTTTGATATACTTCCAGTATAATAGTTTAATTGAGAAAGACATCTGtgctgaacaaaaacataaacacgaCATGTAAAGCGTTGGTTCCAtgataaaatatcccagaaatgttccatacatacAAAAaacttatttctctaaaatgttgtgcacaaatgtgtttatatccctggtagtgaacatttctcctttgccaagataagccatccacctgacaagtgtgccataccaagaagctgaataaacaaATGACATACTGTAGATGGCTTTTTTTTCCCATAAAGCCCagttctgtggagtgtacggcttaaagtggtcctatggacagatactccaatctcccctTTGGTGCTTTGCagatttgcagctccttcaggtttatctttggtctctttgtttgcctctctgattaatgccctccttgcctggtctgtgagttttggtgttggggtgccatattctttcaattttttgataatggatttaatggtgctctgcgggatgttcaaagtttctgatattgttttataacccaaccctgatctgtacttctccacaactttgtccctgacctgtttggagagctccttggtcttcatggtgccacttgcttggtggtgctccttgcttggtggtgttgcagactctggggactttcagaacaggtgtatatatgcgtagatcatgtgacagatcatgtgagaCTTAGAtggcacacaggtggactttatttaactaattatgtgacgaataaggtaattggttgcaccagatcgtatttaggggcttcatagcgaaGGGTTGAATACATATGTACGCACcactttttcatatttttttacttttatgtattttttttttcaccaATTTGTACTATTTAGTGGATGTCCATTacataaaatacaaatacaaataatttgaaattacaggttgtaatgcaacaaaataggatcAACGCCAAGGTTGATGaaaacttttgcaaggcactgtacaccaaACTCCTTCATATATTCTATTTTATCATGCTTCTCAGGTGCTAATGCATTTGTTCTCTTGTTTGGAGCTAACTGAAATCAGAGCTGTAATCTAGGTAATTATGTATCGTACACACTGGTGTAAAAACACATCTCCAAGCAGTTTTCATCCGTAATAATTGTGTTCATATACTTGTACATTTGGAGATGAGATTACAATGTAACTTGCCTCCGGTATCAGATATGTGCAGAGCATCAAAAGAGATTTCATTCAAAAGACTCACAGGTGCATGTCTTCTTGATAATCTCTCactttcctccttctcctcttgtcTCCTTTCCCTGTCAAGCAGCTAGTCCAACGCAGCAAGTCAAGCAGACGTGTGTACGCAAGAGCCTGATATGTGCTTTTGCCATTGCTTTCATCATCAGCGTCATGCTTATCGCAGCCAATCAGGTGCTTCGGAGTGGCATGAAGTAGGCGGGGACGGCCACGGCCTCCTGACCCTCTGAAAGAGACTGCTGTAAGACACCTGGACAAATGACTGAGAAATAAacagctcaacaacaacaacagacaatTAATCCACCATCTAAATAAACTGACAGAAAGGCATGGCTCTCATCCAAATGACTTCATGGGCATATTTCCCAACATGCTCCTTTATCTCCTTTCTGAATGGAACCCATTGAGACCCTTAACTACGGTGGCCTGGAGGTTGACCATCATCTGTGCATGAAGTGCATGGATTTAACCAGTCGTCTCTTGAAACATTTGTAGACCTTATTATCAGTGTATATCCATATGACTGTGTAACAAACAGAGGTGTGTCATTATTAACTTATTGTGAACCAACTGTGACCAACTTTGTTAATAGGGTCGCGGGTCAAGGGGTCAGTGGCGGGAATGAACAATGGGTTTTACATCTGTACTGTGTATCAAACAACAACAAACGAACAACAACAAACAAGTTAATATTTCATAATAAATGTATATTTCACAGTTCTGCATGATCAAAAGGGCTGTTTAGTGGACTACATGATCATATCGTAAAAGTAGTTTTTGGACAACTGTTCTTATTGACATACTGTGGACTATTAGCTTCACTGAGCACCCCATAACGACCACAACATATCTCACAGCCATAACGATCATAATGTATCTCACTGTCATAAGGATCATAAGATATCTCACTGCCATAACGATCACAACATATGTCACTGCCATAAGGATCCTAACATACCTTACTGCCATTGAAAAACCAATAACTCAGACGTGATGGGTGTTGTATTAGCATATCACTGGGAAACCATACAGTATTTGCTTGATATGTGACATATATGCATCATAACATTAGAACAGAGATGTCTGCTCTGTACACGAGGAATATGATGAATGTGATGGAATGTATACACTGCTATATTAGGCAATACATCACAAGTATACATTTCACATGTGATATCGCTGGCTAGACATGTTCAATATAGAACTGTAGGCTCATCCATGAGGAAGCTCTGCTCTGGAGAATTGAAGCAGGAGCAATTAACCTTCAATCCACTTCCATGCCTTGGTAGCTCCTTGTTGTCCTTGGAATGCAATACTTTTCCTATGGCGACTTTGAACATACCATAGTAATATATTCTATCttgtttttttaaaattaaaaagtAATGACATTCACACTAGATAAAAGAACCAGGAAGCACTTTCATCTTAAAGACACTTCTGAAACCAGGTTTCTATCCTATGTCTCATTCTGGGACACAGACTTTGCTATACTGATCATCAAATGGCCTGTGAAGCCCTGCAATAAAGCACTAATCCAACTCTGGGCAATATTTCCACCATTGCTGTTCCAGTGCTCTTTAGAGTGTTGTGCATGATTGCCAGTGACATCTTGGAATACTGATAATCTCTATACATCTGTATAATACACATTTTGACCAAAGCTATGAAAGTCAACCATTGTGTGGAGTAAATGGCTCTcagaatggaaggagagagaacagtaaAAAAAAGTAAATGGAAGAGCAAACCATTTTTTAATGTAGTTGCCAAATAAAAGGGAAACTTGAATAGCTCATCAATATGTATTGTTGTTTGAATTCTAAAAATAGTCATGATGTCTTCTATTAGATTTGTTGTAAAGAAACTACTAGGACAAGTACAATACAATGCACTGGAGAGACGCAAAAACAAAGAACTAAAAGATAAATGCACTTCGCTAAAATACTTACATCTCTTTTGGAGGCTGAGGACATTTATTTTGTAATGTaatggaaggtagcctagtggttagagcgttgggcctgtaaTCGAAAGGTTGGTAGatcgaacaaggcagttaatccactgttcctaggccgtcattgtaaataagaatgtgttcttatctgacttgcccagttaaataaaaccTACTGTATTGGACTATTTGGTTTCACATGATTGAGCACACCAATATTTTGGTGTTACAATTCAGCAACCGGGTGATGGGATTATGATTACTGTCCTGTCTAAAAACAGTCAAGACAGACAACAATTATCTCATTTCGCTGAGCGTTTTGTTAAAAGCATCAAGGTTGCAGTAAGGTTGCAGCAAGGTCACAGAGGACATAATACAATTGCACATTGTCAATTCACCGTACTGTAAACAAATAGCTTTGTTTTCATTTTGCACTTTATAATATGGCGTAGATGCACACAATGATAATACACCGCCATTATGATTGTGTACAATTTcaaaacatactgtacatgcatcTTGAATGGTTACAGTATTGTATATACATGTTCCTTACATCTTCAGAAAAAATGGGAGTAGATGAGAGATAACTGATATATGAACCTACTTCATCTGTTGTTGGTACATATTGTATCAGCTTGGGTGACACTAAAATGTCAGATTGGGTGATACTAATATGTCAGCTTGGGTGACACTAATATGTCAACTTGGGTGACACTACAATGTCAGCTTGGGTGATACTAATATACCAGCTTGGGTAATACTAATATGTCAGCTTGGGTGACACGAATATGTCAGCTTGGGTGACACGAATATGTCAGTTTGGGTGATACTAATATGTCAGCTTGGGTGACACGAATATGTCAGTTTGGGTGATACTAATATGTCAGCTTGGGTGATTCTAGTATGCCAGCTTGGGTGACACTAATATGTCAGCTTGGGTGACACTAATATGTCAGTTTGGGTGACAATAATATGTCAGCTTGGGTGACCCTAATATGTCAGTTTGGGTGATACTAATATGTCAGCTTGGGTGACCCTAATATGTCAGCTTGGGTGATTCTAGTATGCCAGCTTGGGTGACACTAATATGTCAGCTTGGGTGACACTAATATGTCAGTTTGGGTGATAATAATATGTCAGCTTGGGTGACCCTAATATGTCAGCTTGGGTGATACTAATATGTCAGCT contains these protein-coding regions:
- the LOC109895169 gene encoding calcium-binding protein 7 isoform X2 — protein: MPIMHPITSNLMYRGICTIPDMLAYRAPVNLPEDEVEEIREAFKVFDRDGNGFISKQELGMAMRSLGYMPNEVELEVIIQRLDMDGDGQVDFEEFVTLLGPKLTAAGMPDKFHGTDFDSVFWKTDMQKLTVEELKRLLYDTFSDHLTMKDIENIIMTEESHIANPGACQVDIDTSPTQQVKQTCVRKSLICAFAIAFIISVMLIAANQVLRSGMK
- the LOC109895169 gene encoding calcium-binding protein 7 isoform X1; this encodes MPIMHPITSNLMYRGICTIPDMLAYRAPVNLPEDEVEEIREAFKVFDRDGNGFISKQELGMAMRSLGYMPNEVELEVIIQRLDMDGDGQVDFEEFVTLLGPKLTAAGMPDKFHGTDFDSVFWKTDMQKLTVEELKRLLYDTFSDHLTMKDIENIIMTEESHIANPGACQVDIDTASPTQQVKQTCVRKSLICAFAIAFIISVMLIAANQVLRSGMK
- the LOC109895169 gene encoding calcium-binding protein 7 isoform X3, which produces MLAGNVLICWLLSSQLRVTYKIREAFKVFDRDGNGFISKQELGMAMRSLGYMPNEVELEVIIQRLDMDGDGQVDFEEFVTLLGPKLTAAGMPDKFHGTDFDSVFWKTDMQKLTVEELKRLLYDTFSDHLTMKDIENIIMTEESHIANPGACQVDIDTASPTQQVKQTCVRKSLICAFAIAFIISVMLIAANQVLRSGMK